Genomic DNA from Gemmatimonadota bacterium:
GCGAATCAATTTAAGAGCATTTATACACATCGGCAACCGTTAAAGGAGGGGTTATGGAGCGTGTAATCAGCCTGCTGGGTCTGGTCGTCATGATGGGCCTGGCCTGGGCTATGAGTAAGCACAAAAAACAGGTGAGCCTTCGCGTGGTCTGGGGCGGGCTGTTTTTGCAACTTGTCCTCGCGTTATTCATTCTAAAGACATCAATAGGTGCGGCCATATTTCAAAGCATCGGAGATTTTTTTACCGCCACATTGGGCTTTGTCGATGCGGGCACAAGCCTGGTATTTGGAGAAGAATACGTCCACCATTTCTTTGCCTTCAAAGTATTGCCCACCATCATCTTCTTTTCCTCATTGATGTCCATTCTCTATTATCTGGGCATCATTCAAAAAGTCGTTGAAGCATTTGCCTATGTCATGCAACGCACATTGGGAACTTCGGGATCGGAAACACTCTCTGCAGCGGCCAATATTTTTGTCGGACAAACAGAAGCCCCGCTGATGGTGCGTCCATACATAAGCAGCATGACAAAATCCGAACTCATGGCATTGATGGTCGGTGGCTTTGCGACCATTGCCGGGGGCGTCCTGGTCGCCTATGTGGGCATGGGCATTGACGCGGGACATCTCGTAGCCGCGTCGGTCATCTCCGCACCTGCAGCACTGTTGATTTCCAAAC
This window encodes:
- a CDS encoding NupC/NupG family nucleoside CNT transporter, encoding MERVISLLGLVVMMGLAWAMSKHKKQVSLRVVWGGLFLQLVLALFILKTSIGAAIFQSIGDFFTATLGFVDAGTSLVFGEEYVHHFFAFKVLPTIIFFSSLMSILYYLGIIQKVVEAFAYVMQRTLGTSGSETLSAAANIFVGQTEAPLMVRPYISSMTKSELMALMVGGFATIAGGVLVAYVGMGIDAGHLVAASVISAPAALLISKLMIPETEQSVTRGHVELSVDEKHANIVDAATNGALDGMKLTLNVVAMLIAFLALVALVDAILGLIGGWIGALLGYNWHWSLAALFGYVFAPFAYLLGIPWADCFYAGELLGKKMVLNEFIAYAQMMEWSQPNSGVVLSERSTLILTYALCGFANFGSVGIQIGGIGGIAPERRTELAILGIRAMIGGTLAMMMTACVAGILI